One genomic window of Sulfurovum lithotrophicum includes the following:
- the nosD gene encoding nitrous oxide reductase family maturation protein NosD, translating to MIKILLLFLTLIILSPAGILQKAIDKAPSGATLKLPSGIYRGNIVINKPLTIIGSGKNVIIKGDLNATVITLNSSQVTLRNLQIMGSGDRMENLDAAVSLNHVRECEISHCRISDTLYGIDMNMVKDSVISDNTITSKKHAVPLRGDALKLWYASGNIIRDNTIERSRDVTLTYSHHNLFLHNTFLHNRYGLHLSMSHGNSIKDNTFRYNAVGILMMGIKDTNVTGNRILSSNGAAGIGVVADKVSNFHFDHNTLKFNTKALYIDVKRTERGKQRFITHNTISYNTEALHFHADIKNNIIAHNVIKGNIEDVLQDLKAKYGKTNTVEYNYWDRYEGFDRNGDAIGDTPHRIFLYADQLWKYDNKIKFFYATPIMSVINFLSRIAPFITPVLLLEDSKPLMSLPKEGAPQ from the coding sequence ATGATAAAAATTTTACTTCTTTTTTTGACACTTATCATACTTTCCCCTGCCGGCATTCTGCAAAAAGCCATAGACAAAGCGCCGTCAGGAGCCACACTGAAACTGCCCTCTGGTATCTATCGTGGCAATATCGTCATCAACAAACCTTTGACGATCATCGGGTCGGGAAAGAATGTCATCATCAAAGGTGACCTGAACGCCACGGTCATTACCCTGAACAGCTCGCAGGTTACGCTCAGGAACCTTCAGATCATGGGTTCGGGCGACAGGATGGAGAACCTTGACGCCGCCGTTTCGCTCAACCACGTAAGAGAATGCGAGATCAGTCATTGCAGGATCAGCGACACGCTATACGGGATCGATATGAATATGGTCAAAGATTCCGTCATTTCAGACAACACCATCACTTCCAAAAAGCATGCCGTTCCGCTCAGAGGCGATGCTCTGAAACTGTGGTACGCCAGCGGCAACATCATCAGGGACAATACCATCGAACGATCAAGGGATGTGACGCTGACCTATTCCCACCATAATCTTTTTTTGCACAATACCTTTCTGCACAACAGATACGGGCTACACCTCAGTATGAGCCACGGCAACAGTATCAAGGACAATACCTTCCGCTACAATGCAGTAGGCATACTGATGATGGGGATCAAAGACACTAACGTCACAGGTAACAGGATACTCAGTTCCAACGGTGCTGCGGGTATAGGCGTGGTCGCAGACAAGGTCTCCAATTTTCATTTTGACCACAATACGCTGAAATTCAACACGAAAGCACTCTATATCGACGTCAAAAGGACCGAGAGAGGCAAGCAGAGGTTCATTACGCACAATACCATAAGCTATAATACCGAAGCTCTGCATTTCCATGCCGATATCAAGAACAATATAATTGCGCACAATGTCATCAAAGGAAATATAGAGGATGTCCTGCAGGACCTCAAAGCCAAATACGGAAAAACCAATACTGTAGAGTATAACTACTGGGACCGCTATGAAGGTTTCGACAGGAACGGGGACGCTATAGGGGATACGCCCCACCGCATCTTTCTCTACGCCGACCAGCTATGGAAATATGACAACAAGATCAAGTTTTTCTATGCCACGCCCATCATGTCGGTCATCAACTTTCTCTCAAGAATCGCACCGTTCATTACACCCGTCTTGCTTCTGGAAGACAGCAAACCGCTTATGAGCCTTCCAAAAGAGGGAGCCCCTCAATGA
- the purN gene encoding phosphoribosylglycinamide formyltransferase, producing the protein MVKRKKIAVLFSGKGSNFAHIVNTLHPEEAEVVVALTNNPEAEGIAVAKEADIPLEIVDSKAYESRETFDTEVVKRLQYYAPDLTVLAGFMRILTPVFTEHVKSVNLHPSLLPRHKGLNAIEKSYNDAYEEGGVSVHWVTSELDGGEIILQKKVCKEGLSFEQYDQTIRQIEKEVLVEAIRKVL; encoded by the coding sequence ATGGTAAAGCGTAAAAAAATAGCGGTGCTTTTCAGCGGCAAAGGTTCCAACTTCGCCCATATTGTCAATACTTTACATCCTGAAGAGGCTGAAGTTGTCGTTGCTTTGACAAACAACCCTGAAGCCGAAGGTATTGCAGTGGCTAAAGAAGCGGATATCCCTCTGGAGATCGTCGATTCCAAAGCCTATGAAAGCAGAGAAACTTTTGATACAGAGGTCGTCAAGCGCTTGCAGTATTATGCCCCGGATCTTACGGTACTTGCAGGCTTCATGCGTATCTTGACACCGGTGTTTACAGAACATGTCAAGTCTGTCAACCTGCATCCCTCACTCCTGCCAAGGCACAAAGGACTCAATGCCATTGAGAAGAGTTATAATGATGCCTATGAAGAGGGTGGTGTATCGGTACACTGGGTGACATCCGAACTGGACGGCGGGGAGATCATATTGCAAAAAAAAGTTTGCAAAGAAGGTTTGAGTTTCGAACAGTATGACCAAACGATACGGCAAATAGAGAAGGAAGTTCTTGTCGAAGCGATCAGAAAAGTGTTATAG
- the thpR gene encoding RNA 2',3'-cyclic phosphodiesterase has translation MRLFIASPVRFENYSKIQDDFKDIMEGKWVEEENLHLTWVFLGNVPDERPVIKKMQKVSVPEREVTIAELGYFGRPPRVFFAKAEDRGLYETAQTFKKAGFDLYRFKPHVTLCRIKEIYDYKRYKEVLKNYREKDLGLILPQITLYRSELSNTGPEYTSLYTL, from the coding sequence ATGAGACTTTTTATCGCTTCACCTGTCAGGTTTGAGAACTATAGCAAGATCCAAGATGATTTCAAAGATATTATGGAGGGGAAATGGGTCGAAGAGGAGAACCTGCATCTGACATGGGTCTTTCTGGGCAATGTTCCGGATGAGAGACCTGTCATCAAGAAGATGCAAAAGGTCAGCGTACCCGAAAGGGAAGTGACCATTGCCGAACTAGGGTATTTTGGCAGACCTCCCAGGGTCTTCTTTGCCAAAGCGGAAGACAGAGGTCTCTACGAAACAGCCCAAACTTTCAAAAAAGCCGGATTTGACCTCTACCGATTCAAACCTCATGTTACCCTTTGCCGCATCAAAGAAATCTATGATTACAAACGCTACAAGGAAGTGCTCAAAAACTATAGAGAAAAAGATCTCGGTCTCATTCTACCGCAGATCACGCTTTACAGAAGCGAGCTCTCAAACACAGGGCCGGAGTATACATCTCTTTATACACTCTAA
- a CDS encoding MATE family efflux transporter, whose product MLRYFPVKHQKILKLSIPAAINSLLDMLQVITDLIMVGRISAFAVAAVGLGLQSLMFVFAVLTLLNVGTSALLSRFVGAQRMKRASIGLSTLLRFAFFLSLPVMILWYFLASNIFVWFGTAPEVVALGEDYVQTLTWMMPFVFMKLVFVAALNSAGDTKTPMYVKISSILLNVILNYLLIFGKYGFPELGVMGAAVGTVIVNIIEFFVYVVLYVRHRTPYIPLWYHSKSLLKRALKVGLPASMERALTFGSFMLFTVVIAHYGTAVLAGYQIGLRVEGLAFMPGIGFTIAAMALMGQGLGAKNPRQAREDVLLVLKYTSGFMFILSFFMIFMPEKIVWFFTNDPATIKEASLYLRIVGVSQIPLAFNFVLSGALRGAGDSRRTLKINLISLWAVRIIPAFLLSWYFHNILFVYLAMISDTFVKAIWLWRTFDKGEWQKIKV is encoded by the coding sequence TTGCTAAGATATTTCCCTGTAAAACATCAAAAGATACTCAAGCTCTCCATCCCTGCTGCCATCAATTCGCTGCTCGATATGCTTCAGGTGATCACTGACCTGATCATGGTGGGGCGTATCTCTGCCTTTGCCGTTGCAGCCGTGGGGCTTGGCCTGCAGTCTCTGATGTTCGTTTTTGCCGTGCTCACGCTGTTGAATGTAGGTACGTCTGCCCTGTTATCCCGTTTTGTTGGAGCCCAGCGTATGAAACGTGCTTCCATAGGGCTTTCGACGCTGCTGCGCTTCGCTTTCTTTTTGAGTCTGCCGGTAATGATCCTCTGGTATTTCCTTGCATCGAATATTTTTGTATGGTTCGGGACGGCACCTGAAGTCGTGGCTCTGGGTGAGGATTATGTACAGACACTGACCTGGATGATGCCTTTTGTTTTTATGAAACTGGTGTTCGTAGCGGCACTCAATTCTGCAGGTGACACAAAAACGCCGATGTATGTCAAAATTTCCTCTATTCTACTGAATGTAATACTGAATTATCTGTTGATCTTTGGTAAATACGGTTTTCCTGAACTTGGTGTTATGGGAGCGGCCGTGGGTACGGTGATCGTCAATATCATAGAATTTTTTGTCTATGTCGTATTGTATGTACGTCACAGGACACCTTATATACCGCTATGGTACCACTCAAAGTCGCTTCTTAAACGTGCACTGAAGGTGGGGTTGCCTGCCTCCATGGAACGTGCTCTTACCTTCGGATCTTTCATGCTTTTTACCGTCGTTATCGCCCACTACGGTACGGCCGTACTTGCCGGGTATCAGATAGGCCTGCGTGTCGAGGGGCTGGCATTCATGCCCGGTATAGGGTTTACCATTGCAGCTATGGCACTGATGGGGCAGGGGTTGGGAGCCAAGAATCCCCGGCAGGCCAGAGAAGATGTACTTCTGGTGCTGAAATATACTTCGGGATTCATGTTCATACTTTCATTTTTTATGATCTTCATGCCTGAAAAGATCGTTTGGTTCTTTACGAATGACCCCGCCACCATTAAAGAGGCTAGCCTTTATCTGCGGATCGTGGGTGTTTCCCAGATACCCCTGGCATTTAACTTCGTCCTCTCCGGTGCTCTCAGAGGAGCAGGTGACAGTCGAAGAACACTAAAGATCAACCTGATCTCTCTCTGGGCCGTGCGTATCATACCCGCCTTTCTGCTCAGCTGGTATTTTCACAATATCCTCTTTGTCTATCTGGCGATGATCTCGGATACTTTTGTCAAGGCGATCTGGCTATGGAGGACGTTCGATAAAGGGGAGTGGCAGAAGATCAAAGTCTGA
- a CDS encoding shikimate kinase: MKKNIILIGFMGVGKGTTARAFAKKYGVYNIDTDDLIESKENKEVKKIFAKKGEAYFRQCEQQTADWIEKCVKGTLISCGGGFYKVGNIDKLGTVVLLEASFEWIHKRLKTAKNAKAKLAKRPLFSKEKEAKRLYNEREKAYLKVADVIVNVENKSLDEVIAEIARKCKV; this comes from the coding sequence GTGAAAAAAAATATTATTTTGATTGGATTTATGGGAGTAGGAAAAGGGACAACTGCGCGTGCCTTTGCCAAAAAGTACGGTGTTTACAACATCGATACGGACGATCTTATAGAATCCAAAGAGAACAAAGAGGTCAAGAAGATCTTCGCCAAGAAGGGCGAAGCGTACTTCAGACAGTGTGAACAGCAAACCGCCGACTGGATAGAGAAGTGTGTCAAAGGGACGCTCATCTCCTGCGGCGGCGGGTTTTACAAAGTTGGCAATATTGACAAGCTAGGAACGGTAGTACTGCTTGAAGCTTCGTTTGAGTGGATACACAAGCGTCTCAAAACAGCGAAAAATGCCAAAGCCAAACTGGCGAAGCGGCCGCTTTTTTCCAAAGAGAAAGAAGCGAAAAGACTCTACAACGAACGTGAAAAAGCATATCTGAAAGTCGCAGATGTTATCGTCAATGTTGAAAACAAGAGTCTTGATGAAGTGATCGCCGAGATCGCCAGGAAGTGTAAAGTGTAA
- a CDS encoding polyprenyl synthetase family protein has protein sequence MQRFEAYLSTNLPKVTSFHPVYEEALGAMLQAGGKRFRPMLLLSIVDAYEPMLYDSALPVALALEMFHTYSLIHDDLPAMDDADLRRGHQTLHKRFDEVTAILAGDALNSDAFYLIAKAPLREDVKIKLVELLARDGGSRGMVLGQAIDCYFENRPLTIDEVKVLHTNKTAKLIAVSLQMGAVIVRLAPDVQKDLYDFGIDLGLLFQIQDDIVDETQTEEEAGKTTGNDADKNSFVNLLGLEETVVQADTLAKDLQRRFEDFDEKLQTALQPLMNKYLYRHKNTSS, from the coding sequence ATGCAGAGATTTGAAGCCTATCTGAGTACGAACCTACCAAAAGTAACGAGCTTTCATCCTGTCTATGAAGAGGCATTGGGTGCAATGCTGCAGGCAGGGGGGAAACGTTTCCGTCCGATGCTGCTTTTGAGTATCGTGGATGCGTATGAACCGATGCTGTATGACTCTGCACTGCCTGTAGCACTGGCACTTGAAATGTTTCATACCTATTCTCTCATACATGATGATCTACCAGCAATGGATGATGCTGACCTGCGAAGAGGACACCAGACACTGCATAAACGTTTCGATGAGGTTACGGCTATTCTCGCAGGTGACGCACTCAATTCGGATGCGTTTTACCTCATTGCCAAAGCACCACTTCGTGAAGATGTAAAGATCAAGCTGGTCGAACTACTTGCACGTGACGGTGGTAGTAGAGGGATGGTCCTGGGACAGGCGATCGATTGCTATTTTGAGAACAGACCTCTGACGATCGATGAGGTCAAGGTACTCCATACCAATAAAACGGCCAAGCTTATAGCCGTCAGCCTGCAAATGGGCGCGGTGATCGTCAGGCTTGCACCGGATGTACAGAAAGACCTGTATGATTTCGGGATCGATCTGGGGCTGCTTTTTCAGATACAGGATGATATCGTCGACGAGACACAGACGGAAGAGGAAGCGGGAAAGACCACGGGGAACGATGCAGATAAAAATAGCTTTGTCAATCTTTTGGGACTGGAGGAGACTGTCGTTCAGGCAGATACTCTGGCAAAAGATTTACAAAGACGATTTGAAGACTTCGACGAGAAGTTGCAGACCGCCTTGCAACCCCTGATGAACAAATATTTGTACAGACATAAAAACACGTCATCCTGA